A window from Vigna angularis cultivar LongXiaoDou No.4 chromosome 7, ASM1680809v1, whole genome shotgun sequence encodes these proteins:
- the LOC108338235 gene encoding uncharacterized protein LOC108338235 isoform X1, translated as MEAVPDQDTSICTHCDRAVPVANIDLHYAHCSRKLEKCKICGDMVPRKNLEDHYLNTHAPVSCSLCSETMERDILDIHKGEECPQRIVTCEFCEFPLPAIDLAEHQEVCGNRTELCHICNKYVRLRERFSHEGRCNGIIQDTSVGSSRHKSSLEPSFNMLSCKEYWCLKWYQQLYDQVVMNFFLANPFIIKLNFRSRWSGHYSCIKAQWNLA; from the exons ATGGAAGCTGTTCCGGATCAAGACACTAGTATATGCACTCACTG TGATCGGGCTGTACCTGTTGCAAATATTGACTTGCATTATGCTCATTGCTCTCGGAAACTTGAAAAATGCAAAATCTGTGGTGATATGGTTCCTAGAAAAAACCTGGAGGATCATTATTTAAACACACATGCACCG GTTTCTTGTTCATTATGCAGTGAGACAATGGAGCGTGATATTTTAGATATCCATAAAGGTGAAGAATGCCCTCAAAGGATTGTCACTTGTGAGTTCTGTGAGTTTCCATTGCCAGCAATTGATCTGGCTGAGCATCAG GAAGTATGTGGGAATCGAACAGAACTTTGTCACATATGTAACAAATATGTTAGACTTCGTGAAAGATTCAGCCATGAAGGTCGGTGCAATGGCATTATCCAAGATACTTCTGTGGGCTCTTCAAG ACATAAATCCAGTCTCGAGCCTTCATTCAACATGTTAAGCTGTAAGGAGTATTGGTGCTTGAAATGGTACCAGCAGCTCTATGATCAAGTGGTTATGAATTTTTTCCTTGCCAACCCATTCATAATCAAGTTGAACTTTAGATCTAGGTGGAGTGGGCATTATTCATGTATAAAAGCCCAATGGAATCTTGCATGA